From the Nitrobacter hamburgensis X14 genome, one window contains:
- a CDS encoding DUF3253 domain-containing protein produces the protein MTTQDSQPALSLEDNILKVLTRDITKTLSAPELAQAIAAESDWHRLLMPIRRAAVALAQSGRLVIYRKGKPADPLDFRGVYRLGLPRLD, from the coding sequence ATGACCACACAAGATTCGCAGCCGGCGCTCTCCCTCGAAGACAATATTCTCAAGGTTCTGACGCGCGACATCACCAAGACGCTGAGCGCTCCCGAACTCGCACAGGCGATTGCCGCTGAATCCGACTGGCATCGCCTGCTGATGCCGATCCGGCGCGCGGCCGTGGCACTGGCTCAATCCGGGCGCCTCGTGATCTATCGCAAAGGCAAACCAGCCGATCCCCTGGACTTCCGCGGCGTGTACCGACTGGGCCTGCCGCGGCTGGACTGA
- a CDS encoding YdcF family protein — MFFLLSKIVGFIALPSNATALVCGLGLCLLIMKRRRAGTGLLATGVMALLIFGYSPLGNVLLLTLSERFPAWHFDGREPDGIIILGGAIEPELSAARKAVEVNGAAERIIGGLELARRFPRARVVYSGGSANLIADPVSEAPIAGRLLETFGISPERIVLESESRTTDENARFTRKLVSPKPGERWLLVTSAYHMPRSIGVFRKAGLDVEAYPVDWRTRGWIDAWTPFDRLSAGLARADTAVHEWCGLLAYRLTGRSDALFPGPRQR, encoded by the coding sequence ATGTTCTTCCTGCTCTCCAAAATAGTCGGATTTATCGCACTGCCGTCGAACGCGACCGCGCTCGTCTGCGGTCTGGGCCTGTGTCTGCTGATCATGAAACGGCGGCGCGCCGGCACGGGTTTGCTGGCGACGGGAGTGATGGCGCTGCTGATTTTCGGCTATTCACCGCTCGGCAACGTGTTGCTCCTGACATTGTCGGAGCGCTTTCCTGCATGGCATTTCGACGGCCGCGAGCCGGACGGGATCATCATCCTCGGCGGAGCCATCGAGCCCGAACTCTCGGCGGCGCGGAAGGCCGTGGAAGTCAACGGGGCCGCGGAGCGGATCATCGGCGGACTCGAATTAGCGCGGCGCTTCCCCAGGGCACGGGTCGTCTACAGCGGCGGAAGCGCAAATCTGATCGCGGATCCGGTTTCCGAAGCGCCGATCGCCGGGCGGCTGCTGGAGACTTTCGGAATATCACCCGAGCGCATCGTGCTCGAAAGCGAGTCGCGGACCACCGATGAAAATGCGCGTTTCACCCGCAAGCTGGTTTCGCCAAAGCCAGGTGAACGCTGGCTGCTGGTGACGTCGGCCTATCACATGCCGCGATCGATCGGCGTGTTTCGCAAGGCGGGCCTGGATGTCGAAGCCTATCCGGTCGATTGGCGCACGCGGGGCTGGATCGATGCGTGGACGCCGTTCGACAGGCTGAGCGCGGGCCTTGCTCGTGCCGATACCGCCGTCCACGAATGGTGCGGCCTGCTGGCCTACCGGCTGACGGGACGGAGCGATGCGTTGTTTCCGGGGCCGCGGCAGCGATAA
- a CDS encoding aldo/keto reductase, whose amino-acid sequence MQFIEANGARIPAIGLGTWELRGRACARLVEQAIRFGYRHIDTAQMYENEREVGEGLRASGIGRDDVFVTTKVWTTHFAPNDLERSVKESLKQLRLAQIDLVLLHWPNPRVPLAETLSALANVRRLGMARHIGVSNFTVALIEQAVALCPEPLVCDQVEYHPYLDQAKVLEACRRHDMALVAYSPVAKGRIKNDEALARIGVAHGKTAAQVCLRWLIQQNVPAIPRTSRIERLSENIEIFDFTLTDDEMARISAMGNANGRLTDFGFAPKWD is encoded by the coding sequence ATGCAGTTCATTGAGGCCAATGGCGCGCGCATTCCGGCTATCGGACTGGGCACATGGGAGCTTCGCGGCCGGGCCTGCGCTCGCCTCGTCGAGCAGGCGATCAGGTTCGGCTACCGCCATATCGACACCGCGCAGATGTATGAGAACGAACGCGAAGTCGGCGAAGGCCTGCGTGCGTCCGGCATCGGTCGGGACGATGTTTTCGTCACGACCAAGGTCTGGACCACGCATTTCGCGCCCAACGATCTCGAGCGGTCCGTCAAGGAAAGCCTCAAGCAACTGCGCCTTGCGCAGATCGATCTGGTGTTGCTGCACTGGCCCAATCCGCGAGTTCCGCTGGCTGAGACGTTGAGCGCGCTTGCAAACGTCAGGCGGCTCGGCATGGCGCGTCATATCGGCGTGTCGAATTTCACCGTCGCCTTGATCGAGCAGGCGGTCGCGCTCTGTCCGGAGCCTCTGGTTTGCGATCAGGTCGAGTATCATCCGTATCTCGATCAGGCCAAGGTTCTGGAAGCGTGCCGGCGCCACGATATGGCTTTGGTCGCCTATAGCCCCGTCGCCAAGGGTCGCATCAAGAACGATGAAGCGCTGGCCCGGATCGGGGTCGCTCACGGCAAGACTGCGGCACAGGTTTGCCTGCGCTGGCTGATTCAGCAAAACGTGCCGGCTATACCGCGGACATCGCGAATAGAACGGCTGTCGGAGAACATCGAGATTTTCGACTTCACGTTGACCGATGACGAGATGGCGCGGATATCGGCAATGGGCAACGCTAACGGACGCCTGACCGATTTCGGATTCGCCCCGAAATGGGATTAG
- a CDS encoding helix-turn-helix domain-containing protein, which translates to MQRLRLKADGRIVEIRDGQEFPLAPPMPVANPASDHVAGFAPTTVSPASLPPATVPEVRDLRQRARLTQIEFAARLGVPVETIRNWEQGKRAPRGPARALLAVIAHAPETVFAALDRHIAG; encoded by the coding sequence ATGCAGCGCTTGCGTTTGAAAGCGGACGGACGGATCGTGGAAATCCGCGATGGGCAAGAGTTTCCGCTTGCGCCGCCCATGCCCGTCGCGAATCCCGCTTCGGATCATGTTGCAGGGTTTGCGCCGACCACAGTATCACCAGCTAGTCTACCTCCGGCTACAGTGCCTGAGGTCAGAGACCTGCGTCAGCGGGCGCGTCTGACCCAGATCGAGTTCGCGGCGCGACTGGGCGTTCCCGTTGAAACCATCCGCAACTGGGAGCAGGGCAAGCGGGCGCCGCGAGGACCCGCGCGCGCGCTTCTTGCGGTCATTGCGCACGCGCCCGAAACCGTGTTCGCTGCCCTCGACAGACATATCGCCGGCTGA
- a CDS encoding polysaccharide deacetylase family protein, which produces MVILRLTLLVFVAWTTSAWASDCPRQGTLGTSRILEVDAAKYPRVGLKSFPQTLPLDDKEVVLTFDDGPAATTPRILAALARECVLATFFQVGRSSQALPGLVKKVTMGGHTLGHHTWSHPHLNAMTFETARDNIDRGIAADEAALHGKATNVPSTPFFRFPYFESTPELLEMLQARGIVVFGADFWASDWLPMTPQDELKLITGRLKAARKGIILFHDPRAQTAAMLPDFLKYLRVNGYRVVHVVPKPKGADMHGNADDTPKTH; this is translated from the coding sequence ATGGTCATATTGAGGCTTACGCTTCTCGTTTTTGTTGCATGGACCACCTCGGCATGGGCCAGCGACTGCCCGCGCCAGGGAACGCTCGGCACGTCGCGTATCCTCGAGGTCGATGCCGCCAAATATCCCCGTGTCGGCCTCAAGAGCTTTCCTCAAACGCTCCCGCTCGACGACAAGGAAGTGGTCCTCACCTTCGACGACGGGCCTGCGGCAACAACGCCGCGGATTCTGGCTGCGCTCGCTCGCGAATGCGTCCTCGCGACCTTTTTCCAGGTCGGCAGGAGTTCGCAGGCGTTGCCGGGCCTCGTCAAGAAAGTGACAATGGGCGGCCATACGCTGGGGCATCACACATGGTCGCATCCGCACCTCAATGCGATGACTTTTGAAACCGCCAGGGACAACATCGACCGCGGCATCGCCGCCGACGAAGCCGCCCTCCACGGCAAGGCGACGAACGTCCCCAGCACGCCGTTTTTCCGCTTTCCATACTTCGAATCGACGCCCGAACTGCTCGAAATGCTGCAAGCCAGGGGAATCGTTGTGTTCGGCGCCGATTTCTGGGCCAGCGACTGGTTGCCGATGACCCCGCAGGATGAATTGAAACTGATCACCGGCCGGTTGAAGGCTGCGCGGAAGGGCATCATCCTGTTTCACGACCCCCGCGCGCAAACCGCTGCCATGCTGCCCGATTTCCTGAAATATCTGCGCGTCAACGGCTATCGCGTGGTGCATGTCGTCCCGAAGCCGAAAGGCGCGGACATGCATGGGAACGCAGACGACACCCCGAAAACCCACTAG
- a CDS encoding polysaccharide deacetylase family protein: MAKTFNGAWLRPQWILCLGLLAATLEFTTFPARAGNCPGNPDALGTSRTLVVDPREHPRIGTMQYPETLPLRDHEVVLTFDDGPLPPHSLQVLDILARECVKATFFTIGRMAHDYPQDLRRVLAAGHSIGTHSQNHPLSMNRMPIERVRQEIDDGIASAAAALGDPAAVAPFMRIPGLLRAKGVEDYLASKGIQVWSADFPADDWRHISADRVYQLAISRIEAKGKGILLLHDIQARTVAALPRILRTLKERGYRIVHVVPATPNLPKTPTEPQDWRLHPTPETVAISHWPKVPSFSFANIGTLPAPAISDSDLHDGQLVLLPEAFDRSRRFVRGAVPLPEEPLWPRQSAVVAGAATDTFPVPAQNVFAIQEKSAVPLNAVVPLPRHVTQTAEPSDGVDEIAHLISIDASAAKRTIPGSAPVTQPGFH; this comes from the coding sequence ATGGCAAAGACATTCAACGGAGCCTGGCTGAGGCCACAGTGGATTCTTTGCCTCGGCCTGCTCGCCGCCACCTTGGAATTCACCACATTTCCTGCCCGGGCCGGCAACTGTCCCGGCAACCCCGATGCCCTCGGAACCTCCCGGACGCTGGTCGTGGACCCGCGCGAACATCCCCGCATCGGCACCATGCAATACCCGGAAACGTTGCCGCTGCGGGATCATGAGGTGGTGCTGACCTTCGACGACGGCCCACTGCCGCCGCATAGCCTCCAGGTTCTCGATATCCTCGCTCGGGAATGCGTGAAGGCGACCTTCTTTACGATCGGCCGGATGGCGCACGACTATCCGCAAGACCTCCGCCGGGTGCTGGCGGCGGGTCATTCCATCGGCACCCATTCGCAGAACCATCCGCTCAGCATGAACCGGATGCCGATCGAACGAGTGCGACAGGAAATCGATGACGGCATCGCTTCTGCAGCGGCGGCATTGGGCGATCCTGCGGCTGTGGCGCCTTTCATGCGCATTCCCGGCCTGCTGCGGGCGAAGGGCGTCGAGGATTATCTGGCGTCGAAAGGCATTCAGGTCTGGAGCGCAGACTTTCCGGCGGACGACTGGCGGCACATTTCGGCCGATCGCGTCTATCAACTCGCGATCAGCCGGATCGAAGCCAAGGGTAAAGGCATTTTGCTGTTGCACGACATCCAGGCGCGGACGGTGGCGGCACTGCCCCGGATTCTCCGCACGCTGAAGGAACGCGGCTACCGCATCGTTCACGTGGTGCCGGCCACGCCCAATCTGCCGAAGACACCGACCGAGCCGCAGGACTGGCGGCTGCATCCGACCCCGGAAACGGTCGCGATCTCGCATTGGCCCAAGGTGCCGAGCTTCAGTTTTGCAAACATCGGCACGCTCCCCGCTCCGGCGATCTCGGATTCCGATCTGCACGATGGCCAGCTGGTGCTTTTGCCCGAGGCTTTCGACCGCTCGCGGCGTTTCGTGCGCGGCGCCGTGCCGCTGCCGGAGGAGCCGCTATGGCCGCGCCAATCGGCGGTGGTTGCTGGCGCCGCCACAGACACGTTTCCCGTGCCCGCGCAAAATGTGTTCGCGATCCAGGAAAAATCCGCTGTTCCGCTCAACGCCGTCGTTCCGCTGCCGCGCCACGTCACGCAAACCGCCGAGCCAAGTGATGGCGTCGATGAAATTGCACATCTGATTTCGATCGATGCGAGCGCCGCGAAGCGCACGATTCCGGGAAGCGCGCCGGTGACTCAACCCGGATTTCACTAG
- the topA gene encoding type I DNA topoisomerase, producing MNIVIVESPAKAKTINKYLGASYEVLASFGHVRDLPAKNGSVDPDANFQMIWEVDPKAVGRLNDIAKSLKGADKLILATDPDREGEAISWHVLEVLKQKRALKDQKIERVVFNAITKQAVTDAMKNPRQIDGALVDAYMARRALDYLVGFTLSPVLWRKLPGARSAGRVQSVALRLVCSREIEIEKFVPREYWSLIATLATPRGDTFEARLVGADGKKIQRLDIGSGAEAEDFRKAIEAANFIVSTVEAKPARRNPQAPFTTSTLQQEASRKLGFAPAHTMRIAQRLYEGIDIGGETTGLITYMRTDGVQIDGSAITQARKVIGEDYGNAYVPDAPRQYQTKAKNAQEAHEAIRPTDLSRRPADMKRRLDADQARLYELIWIRTIASQMESAELERTTVDIAARAGSRVLELRASGQVIKFDGFLALYQEGRDDEEDEDSRRLPAMSDGEALRRENLSVTQHFTEPPPRFSEASLVKRMEELGIGRPSTYASILQVLKDRGYVKLEKKRLYGEDKGRVVVAFLENFFARYVEYDFTANLEEQLDRISNNEVSWQQVLKDFWNDFIGVVNEIKDVRVSEVLDVLDNMLGPHIYAPREDGGDPRQCPTCGTGKLNLKAGKFGAFVGCSNYPECRYTRPLAADGEAGGDRILGKDPESGLDVTVKSGRFGPYIQLGEPSDYGEGEKPKRAGIPKNTSPADMELDLAVKLLSLPREIGKHPETGEPITAGIGRFGPFVRHEKTYASLEAGDEVFDIGLNRAVTLIAEKIAKGPSRRFGADPGKPLGEHPTLGSVAVKSGRYGAYVTAGGVNATIPSDKTQDTITLPEAIALIDERAAKGGGKPKRAAKKAKSAGTERTGKAGAVAAKPAKKAAAKQASVKPKSAAVSKARGSIAAVKPPAKAEKAPAKKSAGKNG from the coding sequence ATGAATATCGTCATTGTTGAGTCGCCTGCAAAGGCCAAGACGATCAACAAGTATCTAGGCGCTTCCTACGAGGTGCTGGCTTCGTTCGGCCACGTCCGCGACCTCCCCGCTAAAAACGGATCGGTCGATCCGGATGCCAATTTCCAGATGATCTGGGAGGTCGATCCCAAAGCCGTCGGCCGACTCAACGACATCGCCAAATCGCTCAAGGGCGCCGACAAGCTCATCCTCGCCACCGACCCCGATCGCGAGGGCGAGGCGATCTCCTGGCATGTGCTCGAGGTGCTGAAGCAGAAGCGCGCGCTGAAGGACCAGAAGATCGAGCGCGTCGTCTTCAACGCCATCACCAAGCAGGCCGTCACCGACGCGATGAAGAATCCTCGCCAGATTGACGGCGCGCTGGTCGACGCCTACATGGCGCGCCGTGCGCTCGACTATCTGGTCGGCTTCACCCTCTCCCCGGTGTTGTGGCGCAAGCTGCCCGGCGCCCGCTCGGCCGGGCGCGTGCAGTCGGTCGCCTTGCGGCTGGTCTGCAGCCGCGAGATCGAGATCGAGAAATTCGTCCCGCGCGAATACTGGTCGCTGATCGCGACCCTGGCGACGCCGCGCGGCGACACCTTCGAAGCTCGCCTGGTCGGCGCCGACGGCAAGAAAATTCAGCGGCTCGATATCGGCAGCGGCGCCGAGGCCGAGGATTTCAGGAAGGCGATCGAGGCCGCCAATTTCATCGTCTCGACCGTCGAGGCGAAACCGGCGCGCCGCAATCCGCAGGCGCCATTCACCACTTCGACGCTGCAGCAGGAGGCGAGCCGCAAGCTCGGCTTCGCACCCGCGCATACGATGCGGATCGCGCAACGACTCTATGAAGGCATCGACATCGGCGGCGAGACCACCGGCCTCATCACTTACATGCGAACCGACGGCGTGCAGATCGACGGCTCGGCGATCACGCAAGCGCGCAAGGTGATCGGCGAGGATTATGGCAACGCCTACGTGCCGGACGCACCGCGCCAGTATCAGACCAAGGCCAAGAACGCGCAGGAAGCCCATGAGGCGATCCGCCCGACCGACCTGTCGCGCCGTCCCGCGGACATGAAGCGGCGTCTCGATGCCGATCAGGCGAGACTCTATGAGCTGATCTGGATCCGGACCATCGCCAGCCAGATGGAATCGGCGGAACTGGAACGCACCACCGTCGACATCGCGGCCAGGGCCGGATCGCGCGTGCTGGAACTGCGCGCCAGCGGCCAGGTCATCAAGTTCGACGGCTTCCTGGCGCTATATCAGGAAGGCCGCGACGACGAGGAAGACGAGGACAGCCGTCGTCTTCCCGCCATGAGCGACGGCGAAGCGTTGAGGCGCGAGAACCTCAGCGTCACCCAGCATTTCACCGAACCGCCACCGCGCTTCTCGGAAGCCTCGCTGGTCAAGCGCATGGAGGAGCTCGGCATCGGCCGACCCTCGACCTATGCCTCGATCCTGCAGGTGCTCAAGGATCGCGGCTACGTCAAACTCGAGAAGAAACGGCTCTATGGCGAAGACAAGGGCCGCGTCGTCGTCGCGTTCCTGGAGAATTTCTTTGCGCGCTACGTCGAATACGACTTCACCGCCAACCTCGAGGAGCAGCTCGATCGCATCTCGAATAACGAGGTGTCGTGGCAGCAGGTCCTGAAGGATTTCTGGAACGACTTCATCGGCGTCGTCAATGAGATCAAGGACGTCCGCGTTTCCGAAGTGCTCGACGTGCTCGACAACATGCTCGGGCCGCACATCTATGCGCCGCGCGAGGATGGCGGCGACCCCCGCCAGTGCCCCACCTGCGGGACCGGAAAACTGAACCTCAAGGCCGGAAAGTTCGGCGCGTTCGTCGGCTGCTCCAACTACCCGGAATGCCGCTACACCCGTCCCCTCGCCGCCGATGGCGAGGCCGGCGGCGACCGCATTCTCGGCAAAGATCCGGAGAGCGGTCTCGATGTAACGGTGAAGTCCGGCCGCTTCGGACCCTACATCCAGCTCGGCGAGCCCAGCGATTATGGCGAGGGCGAAAAGCCGAAACGCGCGGGCATTCCGAAGAACACGTCGCCCGCTGACATGGAGCTGGACCTCGCCGTGAAGCTCCTTTCGCTGCCGCGTGAGATCGGTAAGCATCCGGAGACCGGCGAGCCGATCACCGCCGGCATAGGCCGCTTCGGTCCGTTCGTACGGCATGAAAAAACCTATGCGAGTCTTGAAGCCGGCGACGAGGTGTTCGACATCGGCCTCAACCGCGCGGTGACGCTGATTGCAGAGAAAATCGCAAAGGGGCCGAGCCGGCGCTTTGGCGCCGATCCCGGCAAGCCGCTCGGCGAGCATCCGACACTCGGTTCCGTCGCGGTGAAGAGCGGACGTTATGGCGCCTATGTCACGGCAGGCGGCGTCAACGCGACCATCCCGAGCGACAAGACCCAGGACACCATCACCCTGCCCGAGGCCATCGCGCTGATCGACGAACGCGCCGCCAAGGGCGGCGGCAAGCCGAAGCGCGCGGCAAAGAAGGCCAAGTCCGCCGGGACTGAAAGGACCGGCAAGGCCGGCGCCGTGGCAGCAAAGCCGGCCAAAAAGGCGGCTGCAAAACAGGCCTCCGTCAAGCCGAAGTCCGCCGCGGTGAGCAAGGCGCGCGGCTCGATCGCGGCAGTCAAACCGCCGGCCAAGGCTGAAAAAGCGCCCGCAAAGAAGAGTGCTGGCAAGAACGGCTGA
- the rnr gene encoding ribonuclease R has protein sequence MLARTADVSKLRDKRFPDRETIVAFIRAHPGQAGTREIAREFGLKNADRIALKQILRDLADDGTIVKRGRKLQQAETLPPTLMADITGRDSDGELLATPTEWDEEAGPPPKIRIHVPRRIKPGTAAGVGDRALLRIEAMEPDESARFRARVIKVIDHTRARILGIYRALPQGGGRLVPVDKKQAGRELNIAKADNAGAEDGDLVSVELVRTRSFGLASGKVKERLGSLSTEKAVSLIAIHAHDIPQAFAPAALREAEAAKPATLRHREDWRALPLVTIDPPDAKDHDDAVHAAPDDDPNNKDGAIVTVAIADVAYYVRPGSSLDHDALTRGNSVYFPDRVVPMLPERISNDLCSLVPGEARGALAVRMVIGPDGRKRSHTFHRILMRSAAKLNYAQAQAAIDGNPDDATGPLLEPILKPLYAAYTLVKRARDERDPLDLELPERKILLKTDGTVDRVVVPERLDAHRLIEEFMILANVAAAEMLEKKGLPLIYRVHDEPTVEKVHNLREFLKTLDMSFAKSGALRPELFNRVLDQVKGYDSESLVNEVVLRSQAQAEYSAENYGHFGLNLRRYAHFTSPIRRYADLIVHRALIRALGLGDGALPDAETPETLAEIAAQISVTERRAMKAERETADRLIAHFLADRIGNIFEGRISGVTRAGLFVKLTDTGADGLIPIRSLGTEYFNYDEARHALVGSRSGSMHKLGDVVEVRLVEALPLAGALRFELLSGGHAGPRDHRARGGRNTKGQRGPQDTRHPGVHSKAHPGRKPRKASRKPGKSKAGKPKKGKS, from the coding sequence GTGCTGGCAAGAACGGCTGACGTGAGCAAACTGCGCGACAAGCGTTTTCCAGACCGCGAGACCATCGTCGCCTTCATTCGCGCCCATCCGGGCCAAGCCGGAACACGCGAGATCGCCCGCGAGTTCGGCCTGAAGAATGCGGATCGCATCGCACTCAAGCAAATCCTGCGCGATCTCGCGGACGACGGCACGATCGTCAAACGAGGCCGCAAGCTGCAGCAGGCGGAAACGCTGCCGCCGACGCTGATGGCCGATATCACCGGACGCGATAGCGACGGCGAACTTCTCGCGACGCCCACCGAATGGGACGAGGAAGCAGGCCCCCCTCCAAAAATCCGCATCCATGTGCCGCGCCGCATCAAGCCCGGCACCGCGGCCGGCGTCGGCGACCGCGCGCTGCTGCGCATCGAAGCGATGGAGCCCGACGAATCCGCACGCTTCCGTGCTCGCGTCATCAAGGTGATCGATCACACCCGCGCGCGTATCCTCGGCATTTATCGCGCCTTGCCTCAGGGCGGCGGCCGCCTGGTGCCGGTCGACAAGAAACAGGCCGGCCGCGAGTTGAACATCGCGAAAGCCGACAACGCCGGCGCGGAGGACGGTGATCTCGTCAGCGTCGAACTTGTGCGTACCCGCAGTTTCGGTCTTGCGTCGGGCAAGGTGAAGGAGCGGCTCGGCTCGCTCTCGACCGAAAAGGCCGTCAGCCTGATCGCGATCCACGCCCATGACATTCCGCAGGCGTTTGCGCCGGCTGCCTTGCGTGAGGCCGAGGCTGCGAAGCCCGCGACCCTGCGGCACCGCGAAGACTGGCGCGCGTTGCCGCTCGTGACCATCGACCCGCCCGATGCCAAGGATCACGACGACGCGGTTCACGCCGCGCCAGACGACGATCCAAACAACAAGGACGGCGCCATTGTCACCGTCGCCATCGCCGACGTCGCCTATTACGTGCGGCCTGGATCGTCACTCGATCATGATGCGCTGACGCGCGGCAACTCGGTCTATTTCCCCGATCGTGTGGTCCCGATGCTGCCGGAGCGCATCTCCAACGATCTCTGCTCGCTGGTGCCCGGCGAAGCGCGCGGCGCCCTGGCCGTGCGCATGGTGATCGGTCCCGACGGCCGCAAGCGTTCGCATACGTTTCATCGCATCCTGATGCGCTCGGCGGCGAAGCTGAACTACGCGCAGGCGCAGGCCGCGATCGACGGCAACCCCGATGATGCCACCGGCCCCCTGCTCGAACCGATCCTGAAACCGCTTTATGCGGCCTATACGCTGGTGAAGCGTGCGCGCGACGAGCGCGATCCGCTCGATCTCGAGCTGCCCGAGCGCAAGATTCTCCTGAAGACGGACGGCACGGTTGACCGCGTCGTCGTGCCGGAGCGTCTCGACGCTCACCGCCTGATCGAGGAGTTCATGATCCTCGCCAACGTCGCCGCCGCGGAGATGCTGGAGAAGAAGGGCCTGCCGCTGATCTATCGGGTCCATGACGAGCCGACGGTGGAGAAAGTCCACAACCTTCGGGAGTTCCTGAAAACGCTCGACATGTCCTTCGCCAAGAGCGGCGCGCTGAGGCCCGAGTTGTTCAATCGCGTCCTCGATCAGGTCAAGGGCTACGACTCCGAGTCGCTGGTGAACGAGGTGGTGCTGCGGTCGCAGGCGCAGGCTGAATATTCTGCGGAGAACTACGGCCACTTCGGCCTCAACCTGCGGCGCTACGCGCATTTCACCTCTCCGATCAGGCGGTACGCGGACCTGATCGTGCACCGCGCCCTGATCCGGGCGCTCGGCCTTGGCGACGGCGCGCTGCCGGACGCCGAGACCCCCGAGACGCTGGCTGAAATCGCCGCGCAGATTTCCGTCACCGAACGCCGCGCCATGAAGGCGGAACGCGAGACCGCCGACCGCCTGATCGCGCATTTCCTCGCCGACCGCATCGGCAATATCTTCGAGGGCCGGATTTCGGGGGTGACCCGCGCGGGCCTGTTCGTAAAACTGACCGATACCGGCGCAGACGGGTTGATCCCGATCCGGTCCCTGGGCACGGAATATTTCAACTACGACGAGGCCCGCCACGCGCTGGTCGGCTCGCGCAGCGGTTCCATGCACAAGCTTGGTGACGTGGTCGAGGTTCGTCTGGTAGAAGCTTTACCCTTGGCTGGCGCCCTGCGTTTCGAACTCCTATCTGGGGGACATGCCGGGCCACGCGATCACCGCGCGCGCGGCGGCCGGAACACGAAGGGGCAGCGCGGTCCGCAGGACACGCGGCATCCCGGCGTCCATTCAAAGGCCCATCCGGGCCGCAAACCGCGCAAGGCATCGCGCAAGCCGGGCAAGAGCAAGGCCGGCAAACCGAAGAAGGGCAAATCATGA
- a CDS encoding DUF983 domain-containing protein yields the protein MTAPPPNTASTAATIWTPEGEKRHLWAAMKRGFFGRCPKCGKGKLFRAFLKTADNCSECGLDFSPHRADDLPAYLVIVVVGHIVIPLALLIEKGFSPPLVVQWAIYLPTTLVLALWLIQPIKGGVVGLQWALRMHGFDENFVEDQI from the coding sequence ATGACGGCGCCTCCTCCCAACACCGCGAGCACAGCCGCCACAATCTGGACCCCGGAAGGCGAGAAGCGCCACCTCTGGGCCGCGATGAAGAGAGGCTTTTTCGGCCGCTGCCCGAAATGCGGCAAAGGCAAGCTCTTTCGCGCCTTTCTGAAGACCGCCGACAACTGTTCGGAATGCGGGCTCGATTTTTCCCCGCACCGCGCCGACGACCTGCCCGCCTATCTCGTTATCGTCGTCGTCGGCCACATCGTGATACCGCTGGCGCTGCTGATCGAGAAAGGGTTTTCGCCACCGCTCGTCGTTCAGTGGGCAATTTATCTGCCGACGACGCTGGTATTGGCGCTATGGCTGATTCAGCCGATCAAGGGCGGGGTGGTCGGCCTCCAATGGGCCCTTCGTATGC